In the Verrucomicrobiota bacterium genome, CGGCACCGTTTGACCGGCCAGCAACGTCCAAACACCCGCCACCATGATCCAAACGCCCAGCGCTCCGGAAACCACCGGCTTGCTTCCGAAACGATCGGTTTTCGATTCGAACAGCCAGAGCCCCGAAAGCCCGCCCAGAAAGGAAAGCGCCGTGAGCAGCAGAATGCGGCCTTCGGTCAACTGAGCCTCAGATTTCAGAAATGCGACTGAGAAGGTGTTCATGCCACCGTAGGCCACCGCCCAGGCCACGTTGAAGATCAGCAGTTTTCGGAACGGAGGATGACCCGCGATGTCCAGCCAGGGAACCGGTGTGGCATTGTTCCGGGCGGGATCCTCTGGCGGAGCCGCGTCGGGAATGGCTTTCAAGTGCTTCAAACTCACCGCGCCCATGGCGGCGCTAAACCCGAAGACGATCGCGAATTGCCAGGAAGCCGGGTTGGAACCCAGACACGCTGCCGCGAACAAAAGCGCGGCCACGCTGGCCGCGTTCACCCAAACGGCCTCGCGCGCCAAGAACCTTCCCCGTAAGGACTCCGGCACCAGGGTGGTGATCCATGGCAGCCAGGCGCAACTCGAAATGCCGCGGGAAAGATTGAATCCAAAGAGTAAAAACAACAATAAGGCGAGCTGCGAGGAACGTTCGAGAAACACCCCGGCCAGAGGAACCGCCGCCATGGCGAAGATGAAGGCGACCCGCGTACCCCAGCCCGCGTAAACGAAACGCTTGTAACCCACGCGGGCAACATGGTTGGCGGCCGGAATCTGAAAAATGACCAACAACGGCATCATCCCTGCTATAATCCCCAACACGGTGGCACTGGCCCCGAGGCTCTTGCCGTAAAGAACCATGGGACTGCCCAACACAATTTGGTAGGATAACGCGTTGAAAATGCCAAAATTATAGGCGTGACGAATCCCCTCGGGGAACCGATGTTTCATTGTCTCTGGTTGGGGCGGCATGTCCAAGTTTCAATCCAATCTCCCCCGGCGGCCCGATTCACGCGCCTCCGGACGCCAGGAAGTATCCGTGCTCCATCCGTTTAGGACAGCTTCGATTACACCATTCTTCCATTTTGTCGCCCCGGTTCCCCGCTCAACAGTCAACCGCCTCAAACCGATAAGAACAACAGTGTCCTATTTGCTCATCTGACTTCTAAACCAGCGATGGCACTTGGTTTCGTCAGGTCTGGTTTTGAAGACTATTTCGTAAGTATTTTATGATAAATATTTTGCCAATAATGTCGATTCTGGTGGACTTTGATAAGTCGACGAACATCGGCATGTAACTTGCTAATTATTGCAATCACTTTATAACCCAACCGGCCTCAATCCCCCCCTCAAAGCCTATGCACAAGCCGAAGATTCGGACGTTTTCGCTCGCCGCTCCATGTTTAGCCGGAGGCATCCTGCTCTCCAGCGTCTTGGCCCAGAATACCCCTCCGGCTGTCACGGAAGTCACGGTCAAAGACGGTAAGAAGACGATCAAGTTCAAACCTCACCCGGGTGCCGACAAGTACGAGGTCCAATCGAGCGCTACGGTCAGCGGACCCTTCCAGGACGATGCTTCGGGAAGTTTGAGTGGTACGGCCTGGACTTCTCCCCTCACGACGCCCATCGGGTTTTACCGCCTCAAAGTCACCGAAGTGCCGCCGAACCAGTTGCTCAGCGCGGTCATTCTCAATCGACTGGGCTACGGGCCGTCCCCCGAGGATCTGGATCGGATTCGCTCCATCGGCCCCCAGGCCTACTTGGCGGAGCAGTT is a window encoding:
- a CDS encoding MFS transporter, translated to MKHRFPEGIRHAYNFGIFNALSYQIVLGSPMVLYGKSLGASATVLGIIAGMMPLLVIFQIPAANHVARVGYKRFVYAGWGTRVAFIFAMAAVPLAGVFLERSSQLALLLFLLFGFNLSRGISSCAWLPWITTLVPESLRGRFLAREAVWVNAASVAALLFAAACLGSNPASWQFAIVFGFSAAMGAVSLKHLKAIPDAAPPEDPARNNATPVPWLDIAGHPPFRKLLIFNVAWAVAYGGMNTFSVAFLKSEAQLTEGRILLLTALSFLGGLSGLWLFESKTDRFGSKPVVSGALGVWIMVAGVWTLLAGQTVPASVAIVAALQVAMGFAFALVNMNNTRLAMVLAPPMGRSHFFALFSVVFNVTLGLAPIGWGLLIDAMGHISTGNSVFAVNRYSVFFALVLVSFAAALVLCRNIEEPKARPLDELLRETLLQSKLRYWLRLWPRW